The Candidatus Poribacteria bacterium genome contains a region encoding:
- a CDS encoding leucine-rich repeat domain-containing protein, which produces MTMRKIYRPSLWFQLCLASVVGILVYNAFTYAEDAEDWMPDPHLQHAIREALEIPDGIPIHPADIAELSHLHLITEHNIQRLKGLEHAVNLRDLIIDRSEVSDLAPLAGLENLQALRLNYNRITDISPLSGLVNLQRLQLHNNQIVDISPLAGLIGLRDLRMKSNEVVDISPLSGLVNLQCLKLHDNQISDLTPLVGLIGLQELRLGSSLISDLTPLANLQNLRVLSLQGEQISDVSPLAGLVGLQELILENNAISDFTPLVSLTNLKTFVIYPNPIPLGNQFIGIDASHLQAAEENFICEHPRPSYTVPVAERLNNRDYPSVFLTHKRSNYEEDPDPFNQLVHYDFSFMFEPFHPLVHPRTFNSPFGGAVRTGSHETIAHLSHVHREAIRENPNMIFIVEIPYFDGRFFNLPEDSPYWFRNPDGSIARRLWKVDRLGNEYWEPLLNFTHPDVIEIIIQQTVAIAKCGLYDGIWLDRWKELEGDFRGELSHLVTKEDELNARLQILQGIREAVSDDFLIMVNSKAELPQSAPYINGVFIEAGAPKSIYTHKALYHFENIIKWYESNLREPAFTLLWGAVDHKPPTSQRTVRQFTTLSLTHSDGYVNVSSGTPDGRSLWYDFWDAPLGRPIGGDETKAQLYEDREGLFIREFTNGWAVYNRSGKEQEIELPQAVSSWSSGVEHQRRHTLADLDGEIYLKAELLPTVDVNRDGIVNIQDLVIVANALGEAEPDLNGDGVVNIQDLVIVANAF; this is translated from the coding sequence ATGACAATGAGAAAAATATATCGTCCATCATTATGGTTTCAGTTGTGCCTCGCGTCCGTTGTGGGCATACTCGTCTATAATGCTTTTACCTATGCGGAAGATGCCGAAGATTGGATGCCGGATCCCCACCTACAACATGCCATCCGTGAAGCACTCGAAATCCCTGATGGTATACCGATACATCCCGCAGATATAGCGGAATTATCCCATCTACATCTAATAACAGAACACAATATTCAGCGTTTGAAAGGGCTCGAACATGCCGTGAACCTTAGGGACTTGATTATCGACAGAAGTGAAGTCTCAGATTTAGCACCCCTTGCAGGACTTGAGAATCTACAGGCCTTAAGGTTGAATTATAATCGCATCACGGATATTTCACCCCTTTCTGGGTTGGTGAACCTACAACGCTTGCAATTGCACAACAATCAAATTGTAGACATTTCACCGCTCGCAGGATTGATAGGGCTACGAGACTTACGAATGAAAAGCAATGAAGTTGTGGATATTTCACCCCTTTCTGGATTGGTAAACCTACAATGCTTGAAATTACATGACAATCAGATTTCAGATTTGACACCGCTTGTGGGATTGATAGGGCTACAGGAACTTCGTTTAGGGAGTAGTTTGATCTCGGATTTGACACCGCTGGCAAACTTACAAAACCTCAGAGTATTAAGTCTACAGGGCGAGCAGATTTCAGATGTTTCACCCCTTGCGGGATTGGTAGGGCTACAGGAACTTATTTTAGAGAATAACGCCATCTCAGATTTCACGCCCCTTGTGAGTCTAACGAATTTAAAAACCTTTGTTATCTATCCGAATCCGATTCCATTAGGGAACCAATTTATAGGTATAGACGCATCGCATCTTCAGGCAGCAGAAGAAAATTTTATCTGTGAACACCCAAGACCTTCCTATACAGTCCCTGTGGCGGAACGACTTAACAATCGCGACTATCCGTCTGTTTTTCTGACACATAAAAGGAGCAACTATGAAGAAGATCCGGATCCATTCAATCAGTTGGTCCACTACGATTTCTCTTTCATGTTCGAGCCGTTCCATCCACTTGTTCATCCACGTACCTTTAATTCTCCATTTGGTGGTGCGGTACGGACTGGATCGCATGAAACGATAGCACATCTCTCACACGTCCATAGGGAGGCGATCCGTGAAAATCCGAATATGATATTTATTGTTGAGATTCCATATTTCGATGGGCGTTTCTTCAACCTTCCTGAAGACTCGCCTTATTGGTTCCGAAATCCTGACGGTTCGATAGCGCGTCGTTTATGGAAAGTAGATCGTCTCGGTAACGAATATTGGGAACCCCTTCTCAATTTTACACATCCCGATGTTATCGAAATAATAATTCAACAAACTGTTGCGATTGCAAAGTGTGGACTCTATGATGGTATCTGGCTGGATCGCTGGAAGGAGTTGGAGGGCGATTTTCGTGGCGAACTCAGCCATCTCGTAACGAAAGAAGATGAACTGAATGCAAGGCTCCAAATACTTCAAGGGATCCGTGAGGCTGTCTCAGATGATTTTTTGATTATGGTCAATTCAAAGGCAGAACTTCCACAGTCTGCGCCGTATATCAATGGTGTTTTTATAGAAGCTGGTGCTCCAAAATCAATCTACACACATAAAGCTTTGTATCATTTTGAGAACATTATAAAGTGGTATGAATCGAACTTGCGAGAACCCGCCTTTACACTCTTGTGGGGGGCCGTTGACCATAAACCTCCAACAAGCCAACGCACGGTGCGTCAGTTTACAACGCTCAGCCTCACGCATTCAGATGGGTATGTCAACGTGAGTTCGGGTACTCCGGATGGTAGGAGTCTTTGGTATGATTTCTGGGATGCGCCTTTGGGTCGTCCGATCGGTGGCGACGAAACCAAAGCGCAGCTTTATGAGGATCGCGAGGGGTTGTTCATTCGCGAGTTCACTAACGGCTGGGCGGTGTATAATCGGTCTGGTAAGGAACAGGAGATAGAACTTCCACAGGCGGTTTCCAGCTGGTCAAGCGGTGTGGAGCATCAACGTCGGCATACTTTGGCAGATTTGGATGGTGAGATTTATTTGAAGGCGGAACTCCTTCCTACGGTGGATGTCAATCGTGATGGTATTGTGAATATACAAGACTTAGTTATTGTCGCGAATGCCCTTGGGGAAGCGGAACCGGATCTGAATGGTGATGGTGTTGTGAATATACAGGATTTGGTGATTGTCGCGAATGCGTTTTGA